The Thermotoga sp. nucleotide sequence AAATCGGAAGAGATAACGAACGCCGAAGGGCTTTTGAAAGCCGAGATGAAGATGATGGGGTCCGTGGTCCTCGATGTGGCAGAAAGGACACGCGTTCCTTCTGGAAAGGCCCTGGCTGTGGATAGAACCGCTTTCGCAAGAGAAATCACAAAAATCATAGAAAGCGTGGAAAATGTTGAGATCGTGAGGGAAGAAGTCATTGGTTTCGATCCCGCTGAAGATATATGGATAGTGGCAACAGGGCCGGCTACTTCGAAGGGGCTTCTTTCTTTTCTGGAGGAACTTCTGGGGGAAGACTTTATGTTCTTCTTCGACGCTGTCTCTCCAATTGTGAGTTTCGAATCCATTGACATGAATCGGGCTTTCTGGGGGGACAGGTTTGGAAAGGGAAACGATTACATAAACTGTCCTCTCACTCAGGAGGAGTACGAAGAACTCTGGAAGGCGCTCGTTGAAGCCGAGGTCATCGAAATGGAAGACTTCGACAGGAAACTTCTCTTCGAGCGTTGCCAGCCTGTTGAGGAAATCGCGCGGAGTGGAAAGGATGCCCTGAGATACGGCCCTCTGAGGCCGACGGGGTTGATAGATCCGCGAACCGGCAGGGAACCGTACGCTGTGGTTCAGCTTCGTCGTGAAGACAGAGAAGGAAAATTCTACAGTCTCGTTGGGTTTCAGACTAGACTGAAATGGGGGGAGCAGAAGAAAATCATCCAGAAGATCCCCTGCCTGAAAGATGCAGAGATCGTTCGGTACGGTGTGATGCACAGAAACGTCTATCTCAATTCCCCCAAGGTCCTCGATCTTTTCTTTCGTTTGAAAGAACACCCCAACGTTTTCTTCGCCGGGCAGATCACCGGTGTGGAGGGATACATGGAATCAGCTGCGTCTGGAATCTACGTGGCTTACAACGTATACAGGATCTTGAAGGGTCTTCCCCCATTTCGCCTTCCAGAGGAGACCATGATGGGAGCGCTCTTCGGTTATATAATAGAGAAGGTCGAGGGTGATCTGAAGCCGATGTACGCAAACTTCGGGCTGCTGCCTCCTCTTCCCGTTCGGGTTCGAAACAAGTTCGAGCGCCGGAAACTCTTCGCGGAAAGAGCCATGAAAGCAATGAGAGAATTTCTGGGAAAGAATCCCTGGTGAAGCGAGGGGGTAGGGGTGAAGGTGGAGTTCACTGTCTCGGAAGACAGAATGCAGGCCTACGCTGTCATAAGGAAGGAAAGACCGAACGAACCACCTCTATCGAAAGAGGAATTCTTGAGTGCGCTGTACTCCGCTGGGATAAGATACGGGATAAGAGAAGAGATAATCGATGATCTCATCAGATCTCCTGTTTACAATACTCCGGTTCTGATTGCAGAGGGTACTCCGCCCATTGATGGAGAAGATGGAAAGGTGGAGCTGTTGAAGAAGGTAACGGAAGTTGTCCAGAGCGATGGTAGGGTCGATCTCAGAGAGATTCCCGCAAAGCAAAGAGTCATCGTTAAAAGGGGAGAAGTGATCGCACGTATCGTACCACCTACTTCCGGCAAAGAAGGAAAGGATGTTTTCGGAAATCCTGTAAGACCAAAGCCGGGAAAAATGCCGGAATACCATCTTGGATACAACGTGGCCATGAAAGACAACGAGATCATTGCTACAAAGAGTGGTATTCTGACAGTTGAATCGAATGGAACAATACATGTGAATGATACTCTGGAAGTAAAAGCAGTCGACTACTCCACTGGAAACATAGACTTTCCGGGCAAAGTGGTCATCAAAGGCGATGTGAAACCAGATTTCGTTGTTAGGGCTCAGGAAGACATCGTAGTGAAGGGAGTTATAGAGGCAGCAACAGTTGTTTCCTTCGCCGGGAGCGTTACAGCGGGTGGTATAAAAGGAAGAGAGAAAGCCTTTGTGAAAGCAAAGAAAACGATCAAAACGGTCTTCATAGAAAGCGCAGAAGTGGAAGCCGAAGAAGTGGCAGTGGAAAAGAACATAGAGAATTCCACCGTCAAGGCCCACAGTGTGACGGTGACGGGAAGTAAAGGCAGTATAAGGGGAGGGGTGACGATCGCTCGAGTCAAAGTTGAAACTTTTCAGCTCGGCTCTCCCATAGGAATCAAAACGAGAGTAGAGGTGGGCGTTGATCCAGAAGTGAACGAAAAAATAAAGATCATCTCTGCTCAGGTCTCACTCGATAAGGCCAACGTTCAAAAGCTCACCAAGGTCCTGGTCGAGCTCAGAAAAATGCAGAGCACTCTCAAGGACAAATTTCCTCCCGACAAGGAGGCCCTCCTGAACAAGGTGAGCAACACACTGATAAACCTCAGAGATTCCATACAGAAGAACGAGCAAGAGCTCAGAAGATTAAACGAGATAGCAGAAGAAATGGCGAAGAACGCTGCAGTTGTTGTGAAAGAAGTTGCTTATCCGGGGGTTGAGATCGTTATGTTCAATAGAGTGTTTCACGTGGAAAAGGAGCTCACAAGGGTAGTTTTCTACTACAGAGACGGCGAAATAAGGGTGGGAGGTTACTCAGAATGACGCTGAAAGTTCTTCCTAAACTGAGAAAGCAGATCTGGGGTAGTCATCGCCTCGGCAGAATGTTCGGATCGGAAGAGAAAATAGGCGAAGTGTGGCTTCTCTCGGGACATCCTCTGTTTATCACGGAAACAGAGGAAAAACTGGATCTCAACAGGGATATGAAAAGAATCCTTGGGAAAACCTTTCCTCGTTTTCCCCTTCTCGTAAAACTCATCTCTGCTGAAGACTGGCTCTCGGTACAGGTACATCCGAACGACGATGAAGCTCAAAAGTTGGAAAAAGAGCCCTGGGGAAAGACAGAGGCGTGGTACTTCGTGGAGGCCGGTCAGATAGCCATTGGAGAAGACCCTGAAAAAATCAAAGAAGCGTTCTCGAAGGGAAACTGGGATGAGGTCTTGAGAAAAGCAGAGATCTCATCGGGAGCCTTCGTCTTCCTCCCGGCGGGAACAGTACATGCGCTGGGACCCAGCGGTTTCCTCGTGGAAGTTCAACAATCTTCAGACCTCACGTACAGGGTCTACGACTGGGGGCGAGGCAGAGAGCTCCACATGGAGAAAGCTTTCAAGGTGATGAAAAGAAGAAGGCTTGGAGATCTTCTGATAAAGGAATTCGAGGAGTTCGAGTGCGAATATTTCAAGGTGAGAAAGACAAGAAAAGAAATCCTGAAAGGTTTCTGCGCAGTCGTTGTTCTTGAAGAGGGGAAGTTCGACGGGAGAAAAGCGGAACCCTTTGAAACGTTCATCGTTCCGGAGGGAGAGAGTGCCTATTTGGACACGCTCGCTCTTGAGATCAGACTCGGCAGTTTCTTCGAAAGATGGGGTGAGAGAACATAAAGAGGGTGTTCATAAGCGATCTTCATATAGGGGACGGCTCTGCCAAGGATGATTTCTTTTTCGATGATGAGCTTTCAGATTTTCTGGAAGACATTCTGAATGAAAAAGAAGTGGAACTCTTCATCGTAGGAGACGGCTTTGAAATCCTTGAAAGCCGCATTGTGAAGGAACTGGGGCTTGTCCCCTTTGATGAGGTATTGAAAAGCCTCGATGACACTGTAGTGGATGAGATAGAGAAAAAACACGAAAAGATCTTTGAAACGCTGAAAAAGTTTGCAAAAAGGCACACCATTTACTATGTGGTGGGAAACCACGACTATCATATTCTCAAAAACGAAAAACTGCAGAGAGCCTTGAAGGAGAGATTTGAGCGTTTTGAGATCCTACCCTACTACTACGATGAAAAAACAAAGCTACTTGTTCTTCACGGAAACCAGTTTGACGTCATAAATCGTTTCTCTCTGGACAGGAGAAGTGGTAAGATCGTTCCACCTCTTGGGGATTTCATCGTGAGGTACATGATGGTAAACTTTGACGAAAACGTCATAAACTTTGCCCCAAAAGAGGTAGTTCGAGACTACGACAATGTAAGACCGCTCCTTGACGTCTTTCACTGGTTCGAGCACGTTACGGAGATCTACGATATCG carries:
- the trmFO gene encoding methylenetetrahydrofolate--tRNA-(uracil(54)-C(5))-methyltransferase (FADH(2)-oxidizing) TrmFO, whose amino-acid sequence is MIVNVVGAGLAGSEVAYNLGKRGIKVRLYEMRPKKMTEVHKTGYFAELVCSNSFKSEEITNAEGLLKAEMKMMGSVVLDVAERTRVPSGKALAVDRTAFAREITKIIESVENVEIVREEVIGFDPAEDIWIVATGPATSKGLLSFLEELLGEDFMFFFDAVSPIVSFESIDMNRAFWGDRFGKGNDYINCPLTQEEYEELWKALVEAEVIEMEDFDRKLLFERCQPVEEIARSGKDALRYGPLRPTGLIDPRTGREPYAVVQLRREDREGKFYSLVGFQTRLKWGEQKKIIQKIPCLKDAEIVRYGVMHRNVYLNSPKVLDLFFRLKEHPNVFFAGQITGVEGYMESAASGIYVAYNVYRILKGLPPFRLPEETMMGALFGYIIEKVEGDLKPMYANFGLLPPLPVRVRNKFERRKLFAERAMKAMREFLGKNPW
- a CDS encoding FapA family protein, with protein sequence MKVEFTVSEDRMQAYAVIRKERPNEPPLSKEEFLSALYSAGIRYGIREEIIDDLIRSPVYNTPVLIAEGTPPIDGEDGKVELLKKVTEVVQSDGRVDLREIPAKQRVIVKRGEVIARIVPPTSGKEGKDVFGNPVRPKPGKMPEYHLGYNVAMKDNEIIATKSGILTVESNGTIHVNDTLEVKAVDYSTGNIDFPGKVVIKGDVKPDFVVRAQEDIVVKGVIEAATVVSFAGSVTAGGIKGREKAFVKAKKTIKTVFIESAEVEAEEVAVEKNIENSTVKAHSVTVTGSKGSIRGGVTIARVKVETFQLGSPIGIKTRVEVGVDPEVNEKIKIISAQVSLDKANVQKLTKVLVELRKMQSTLKDKFPPDKEALLNKVSNTLINLRDSIQKNEQELRRLNEIAEEMAKNAAVVVKEVAYPGVEIVMFNRVFHVEKELTRVVFYYRDGEIRVGGYSE
- a CDS encoding type I phosphomannose isomerase catalytic subunit: MTLKVLPKLRKQIWGSHRLGRMFGSEEKIGEVWLLSGHPLFITETEEKLDLNRDMKRILGKTFPRFPLLVKLISAEDWLSVQVHPNDDEAQKLEKEPWGKTEAWYFVEAGQIAIGEDPEKIKEAFSKGNWDEVLRKAEISSGAFVFLPAGTVHALGPSGFLVEVQQSSDLTYRVYDWGRGRELHMEKAFKVMKRRRLGDLLIKEFEEFECEYFKVRKTRKEILKGFCAVVVLEEGKFDGRKAEPFETFIVPEGESAYLDTLALEIRLGSFFERWGERT
- a CDS encoding metallophosphoesterase encodes the protein MFISDLHIGDGSAKDDFFFDDELSDFLEDILNEKEVELFIVGDGFEILESRIVKELGLVPFDEVLKSLDDTVVDEIEKKHEKIFETLKKFAKRHTIYYVVGNHDYHILKNEKLQRALKERFERFEILPYYYDEKTKLLVLHGNQFDVINRFSLDRRSGKIVPPLGDFIVRYMMVNFDENVINFAPKEVVRDYDNVRPLLDVFHWFEHVTEIYDIGVDLVELWLKSFLTMWRTNEAKRWLKNNFPRTHWLSKLFVNRFGGVEIGRMLVRTVYTFRKFRRVDYLQKWARIVLKGNRKWKNFMVGYGEGLDRVERVDILVMGHVHHFTYKIIPTPVGKKLYVNCGSWRPVLEKIGIKRKHGFHKKAELPKIMMDFSDGKVEVRTSITNVIGKI